The sequence below is a genomic window from Lolium perenne isolate Kyuss_39 chromosome 4, Kyuss_2.0, whole genome shotgun sequence.
TCGGGTGAAAGCCTAGGCCGTGGCAGGGCCGGACGACGGCGTCGATCCACGTCGCTtccctcttgggggcgtcgtcTTGAAGACTTTGTTCCCCAGCGTGCTTTCCTGAGGCTGGACTCGTACGGCATCGCGGCGGGTGGCCGGCGATGTGTGAGGTCCGTGTGGTGGCTTGTGTGGCAACGATGGCTGTGTTGAGCGATGGTATGGTAGCGTCAAGACCTTGGCTTCGGCGAGCGTCCGAACTTCTTCGTCTTGTGCTTCGCTTGCGGTGGAGTCGGAGCTGCTATGGTTTGTTGAGAGTCTTCATTTGAGCAGCGTACGATGACCTGCAGGGTGGCCCTCTGACGATGATCTTCCTCGGCGCATGTCTTGCGCTTATTCTCATCAGAGCTCGTCATCATAGTCGGAGCTGCCTGTTGCTTCACGAGGAGTCGCTTGTTTGGCGGTGGCCGGCTTGAGCTTCACGGTGCCGCTACGGCGAGATCTTGGTGGTTGGTTCTTCGGTGAAGTCGGAGAGTGATGACGATGACGTTGAAGGTCAACCGCGACGACTTCTCGCTTCGGCGGTCTGTGTATCTTGTGTGGGTTGCCAGGGTGGCTCTGTGCCCCCGCGGCGGTCGTGCTCCATGGCGGTCGTCGGGCACCTGTTTCGATTTTCGGCCGGTTTCCCGCTAATAAACTGGCCAAATTCTGTACTTCTTCTTTATTAATGAAAATGGCAAGTCTTTtgccttgtttcaaaaaaaaaaaaaagacggcAAGGATGCACATAAAAAAAGGAACCCGACATCTAGCATTAGTTGGACTCAAACTACCatcaatgaaaatgcccaaactgCAAAAGAAGTTATCTACTAACGCCGCCGCCAAAAAATGAGCACTTCACAAGTTTCATTGTTGCCCATCCCAACCAAAAAACAGTTAATACGTTTTCACGCAGGAAAAAGTTTGAACTTTGTATACAATGTCTTCAACAAGAAAATTAGCAACTGCTACAACCAATAAAGGCTGTAActagggttttcaccctgaaaaacGAGATTGGGAACTCAAAGAGCACTGCCAAAAAAGAAGTCCCCCAGTGTCGCCCCCGCACTTACCGAGAACGCTGCTTCTTGCTTCTACGGTTTTGTCTTAGACATAGCCCcgtgagagcatctccagccgcgtcccccaaagcgtctccCAAACCGCgctggattgagcgtttgggggacatgTTTTTGTTCGTGTCGTCTttaggggacgtcgctccccagccgcgtcccccaaacatttaaaatactttttttggcatttttatttcaatttccacaaactaatacataattgggaacatggtttacacgagAACACAGttaggaacatggttttccacaaactaatacatagtttgaaccgtcgtgaacacaaatataaaattttgcaaagaaactaaacctaactaggccgtgcatcgaaggttttctgtgttcgctgctaagaaagaacaattGAGGACACACCTAGTCACCTAAAGTGgaaaatccagcaggaggatggtgcccttgttggttctaccggtgaggcgaacatccagaaacttccgtgcacgtgttcgctgcgaagaaacaacactcagtcgtcctcctcgtcggtgctgtcgccgtggtagtcccggcggcagcgcgtctcgtcgaagaccttgacgctcatgtccttgTCGCCGAAGTacgagaacaggaggatgaagccggcttcgaggctgtggtgccgcgcgaacttctcccagccgatgttgaggtacatcttgccgcgagcGTCGTAGATCACGCCGACGATCCACtggtagtagccgcacgcagcctcccgcagatgcatcgtgcgcgggcggtcgtcgccggcgacgtagtcggcgaaggagtccggcagcctctggatgccgcgcgggtcgcccttgaggacgaggacgaactcgaacagcacgtccggctccacgtccatctccgacgatgaagccgacggcgtgggaggcgacggcgagcgttcacctctgccgcggccacgaccacgaccacgaccacgacgacggccgcgaggtcggcctccgcctctaccagacatagcgtcgagtcttgttgaggtggtggcggctagggtttgggagagaggcgctagggtttgtgtgtgagagggacgatgagaggcggcccttttataggccggagggaggcggaggagcggtggcgctcattaacgccggcacgcagagctaggcgtgaCGGGACGCGTtgctgcgtcgctgcgggaactgcaccgtcgctgcaaagccaataacttccgtcgcgaggtaggcgacggttaggttaaaatttattgtgccgctgatgagtcggccccgccactccccgcctcgcttttcggtgtgtccggcgtccccggtgcttcccctgtgggacggggacgggctcggggcgccggacaccgtatcggggcgcgccggacaaaaatgggctttaggggacgcgactggaactgttttttggtccggcgcaaATCCCTTTaggggacgctttggggacgcggctggagatgctctgaaaCCGTGCTCGCACAACGACATGTGAAAGCATCATCTTCATTGCATCCAAAATCCATGCATCGACCATTACTAGCAGTTGTCTCAAACTAGACGAGCCATCGAAACCTTTTGGCATTCCAATGTTAATTGCCTTGACATTCCCCAGCTTTACCAACACCATGGTAGTTATGGTATAGATGACGATGTCGACGTGTCTGATGATGCTGTCATGCTGATGAAAATCAGGGCTTCGTGACGCACCTCTATGCAGCTTCACGGTTTGCGGTTTGCGGACGCGCATGACCGTACCTCATCCGGTCCAGAGGTCCAATACTGTCATGTACAAATACATAAAAATAAAGGAGTAGGAATGCATGTTTCTGGATGTCTGCTGCTACTTATGCAGAGTATCGGAGTCCAAGGTCAGCTGACTCTTGAAAACTAGCAAAATGCCATCAGGCGGTATTAGTCCAACAGTTTCCTTTTAGATCAGTATCAGACACACATACTGCTGCAGCAATTTGAACACCACAACATAACAAAAGGAACTTTTCTTAAACAAGCATGGTGAAGTCGGAGAGCATAAAAAACTTTGCATGTACACCCTAGAACAAAAACAGTGAAACCACCCAAATAGTACAATAGATAGATTTGTTTGCCATAATTTTGAGTACTGCACATCTTTACTCATTATCAGATCAACTATCTTTTCAATGTATAGAATAGGCTCGACGACATATGTATGTCTACATGAAACTGGTCCACAGAAGAGAAAAAAGACTTAAACATAATCTTCCACCCGCAAAGTTATCTCCTCATTAACAAATATACAAGACTTTCCAAGTTCAGCAACTCAGAGATGAGGAAGCACAAAGCTGCCAAGTAATTAATTACTACTTCTTTAATTACTGGTTCCAACGGATCTCATGGTTACATATTGTCAAGAATCTGACTCGCCCCTACAAGATTCATGGAAGAGAACTTTTTTCTGCATGGTTGGATAAGGTAAGTGGCATCTTTTCATCAACCTCTGATCCTGCTGCTATCTGTAACCTCGGCAGTGAACAGCCTTCTCATGACCAAACTGTAGATGTATGCACCTCGCAATTCCTGTTAATATGTGCACGCTGCTACTCATGTAGAGTGTCACGCTCTAGACAAAATGACTGCAAGTTCGATGACTGCTACTACAATACTAGATAGCAGCACTAACCTTGCATTTTCTTATTAGATCAGCAACAGCCACAAGCACTGCGGTACGAGTTCAAACCACAAAACAAAAGGAAGTCCACTGAAACAACCTTGGTACCAGAAAGTTTGAGATCCTGATTCCTGAAAACTTCAGTCTTGTATCCTCGAACCACAACGATGAAACCAGCCAAAAGAAAGAAGCATGTCCACAATTCTTCAGTACTCTTAACCGCAGATTTTGGAAAATCTGGCAGCTAAAGGCTGTTCATCGTCAGAATCAGAACACTCAGGAATAAATCTGGCAGCTAAAGGTCTTGGTGGCTTACCATCAGAATTGGAATAATAAAGAGTCCCAACCTTTCCTTTGCGGCAACCTAAAGGTGGTTCGTAATCAGAATGATAAAAGACCTTGCGCGTTACGTGAATGTCTGCTCTGAGCATGATACCATTTTCTTCATCAGAAACCTTGCCCTTGGGCACAATTAGGTCGTAGCCTGCTGGTAGCCCATCAGATAGTGAAGAGCTTCTTATTGTACAAGAAGAACTCTGAGAATCGTCAGGCGTAGAGCTATCACAATGCATATGACATGTGAATGTGGGTTCTATAACCTTAGGTTGGACCCAGACAAAGAAGATGGCATGACCAAATGCCTCTGATGCCATGTTGAACAGAAAAATCTGGTTGTCATCAGAGCAATGCAGGGCACGTAAGCCCAGCTCTAAGTAGAGACAAACATTCACCGCGCCAGATTCATGGTAGGTTGATAGTGGACACTTGTGCTGTGAGGCTAAATGACCGAGGAGCGCCATTGTTGACCCAGCGAAGCCACAGGCAGACTCCGGGCAGAAGCATGGGGCATTCGGGCATGCCTTCTCGTGTTCTTCCTTGTGGTAATAGCTGACTTGCTCGGCGCATCCATACTTGGCATTGGAGCATCCAACTATGACTGACTTGACAACATGTTCCATTCCAAAGCAGCGCTAGAAGGAAGTTTCCACAGAGCACAAGTGACATTTCTTGTCTTGGTTCTCACAACGGCAAGACAAGCATAGGAAATGGCCCAAAGAACACTGCACAATAGAAGAAAAGAAACAGTTATGTTTCTCGTGCGACAAGAACTATTAACAATATAAAAGACCAAATACTACAACACAAGATGATAGGTCAGTACTGCACATTTCACTATTTTAGATATCATATAGCTAATTAGGTTCATAGGAAACCCTTTCTTGACAATTAGCGGTACATATACTGATGGATACGTCAAAGCTCTGATTTTTTATCCCAAGCTTTATCACAGAGAACAAGTAAATATATGCATACATGTAGTGTAATTACCTGATATATCGGAGGCTTGAGGGGCTCAGAGCAGACAGAGCACTTCAGGGCATGGTGACATTCTGCCTCTTAGCGTTGCAATCTCCCCCTCGTGGAAATTCTACTTGCCTCATTTTTTTTGCGAAAAGGACGATCtactaatcatcatcaacaacagTACAAAGAACGCCAAAagtaataaaaatacaaaaaggTCTTTGGACCGTCTAGCGGAACCTACAAACACTGGAGCGAGCCCAAGGAGCGCCGCCGTCCCCTCGTCCCTCCATCACCGAAGTCAGGCAAAGCTTGTCGaggtagagcttgttgtagtagacaaacTTGTTGTCGCTATTGCAAGCCCAAACAGATGCAGACCAATTGATCACAACAATCTCACTGTCTGGCGCAGCTGTTCCACAATTTATCACAATTCACAAGAGTCATGTAAGTAACACTGGTGTGGCAGGAAGCCAAACATGCTCATCCTATCTGCAAAACTAGCAACGGCGAAAACAACGATGAGCCATCTAAAGGGAGTAGTAACATAATTTCACACACAAAAATGTGAATTCTTCCTCAAATTTGTTCCGGTTCAGGGTTGGACGTGGCAGGGTAATGTGAGTCAGATGAAGGAGGAAGGTCCCAAATCGGGAGGAAACGGACGCAGAGACTGAGAGACACCTCAAATTTCAAATGCCTTACGTCTGGAGGTGCTGTCGGGGGCGACATCGGCGATGAGGCGGCGGCGAGCCGCTACCGCCGGTGACCCTTCGCCTCGGTTTCACCCTCGCCGTCGAGCTCTCAAATGCGGCCTCTCGCGGGGTGAAGTGATCCCCGAGGAGGCGAGGAGGGCAGGAGCGACGGCGGCAGAGGGTTTTGTTTTAAGATGCAGCGGCAGAGGGTTTGGAGGGAGGCAGGGGGCGAAACCGAGCAGGCGCAGAGcgtggtggtgatggagaacgGATGGGCTCGGCCTGGCCTGAAAATGATTGCTAGCACGCGATTTGATTCGCTGGGTTCGGCCCATTTACGTCCAGAAAAGATTTCACAAGCGCATGAGTTTGTTCGTCTGTGTAGCTATTCAGTGGCTTCTGCTATAAAAAAAAAGCTATTCAGCAGCCATGTcatggattttttttttgcagGGAATCAGAGAGTCTTTTATTACTCCCTCGGACTTTGGATAAACTAGGAAACATGCCCACGCGTTGCGTCGGGAGGAAGAAATCCTCGAACACAAGAACACGAATTATCTTTCTTCAAATAACGCAACACAAATTTTAGTGCTATACTAAAGTTATCTTCTTTTTTTGCGAATTATACTAAAGTTATCTAAATACATGTAAAAAGAAAGAACTGCCATATTTGAAATATAAATGACCACAACCTCCGAGCTTTTCTCTTGCTTAGGTAACCGTCACGCCCTTTGAATCTTTTCCAACCTAAAGCATTGAGAAGCAAAATTCTGTTATTGAATGATCATTATTAATAGAGTGGGGTTATTAAACAAAAAATTGCACATATATACATTTATAGATGAAATTAAAAGACACTTAGCTTACCGTTTCCATGATTTTTGCAGATGCCAATCCAATGGATAGGAAAAAAGAGGGGCAGCCTGAACCAACCAGGACGGTTAGGCACTTGCTTGCATCAGCGAGCGCATGCGCGCCGCGGCGTCTTCCGCAAGGCCACCTACAGGCTAGCGACTACGTCCGACAAGCCATCGCAAGTGCATGCATGGGAGGATATCCTCACCATCTGGCTTGCGAAGTCGAACGCTGATCTGAATGCAGCGGCCCCTTCAGCTCTCGTTCCCAATTCCCAAGTGCGGGAGACGCCGCATCTCACGCGTGCCTAGAGGAGATTGATAGGATGCAAACAGATTAGCTGGCTTTGGATACCTCCGCTGGTTTCCTTGCGAGGAGACGATCACCATGGCGGCTTGGACATGTCTGCCGACGTGCCGCAGGTTATTGGTGGATCTACGTCGCCGATGACAGCCGAGGGGGCGGCGTCCTAGGGTTGCACCAGCGCTCCACGGAAACGGCTTCTCTTCTGGTACGAAGGGGAATTAATTGCACGCAAGGATTTGGACAGGCGTTGTTTTCCTTTTGCACGCAAGGATTTGGAGTTTTGGACAGCCTCATGGGCGGTCAAGGTCTtgaactcttgatgaagatgTTCGGAACCGGTCATGAGACAAATCCTCTGCCACGCAGTAGACGAACTCGACGATCTCACCACGTGCCGGAGAAGCGGACGGTCTCACGCTGCAGGTCGCCGGCGACCAAAAGCGCGAACTGGCGAGAATACCAGGTTGGTGTCCGTGCTCTCATCGGGGAGGAGGCTCTTTTGACCGACAACGAGCACTGACACACCGCCGGAGACGTCGGACGGCTGCGGTAAGGGGGACTGCTGGCGGGAACCAACCATCGTCGTTGCCTCTACCGGCGGGAGTTGTCTCTGCCTTGCCTCTCTTTCTGTAGATGTGGTGCGATGAGTTAGGTAAGATACGATCGATACGATGCAGGTCAAGCTCTGGCTAAGCTACGGTACGGTATGTGTTTTAGTTTGGATAGGATTGTGCTCCAGAGACATCGTACCTGATGTGTTCTGTTGGACGGATCAGTGCGTCTTTTTTTTAACTTGGACGCTGACTCCGTCTCCGCTCGAGACTCTTTTTTGTTGGACCGATCGACGAAAACGTTGCCTTTTTCTCTCGTGGGAGGAAGCAACACAGGACGGACGGACCACCAAACCAAACCAACGGACAaaaccacggaaacacttctccctttattattaggtataggtaTAGATTTGGACGTATCCAGGTACGAAAAAGAGTCCAGATATGTCTAACTTTTAACAAAGTTAGGGCATCTTTTTATAGTTGGAGGGAGTATTATTCCTTAGCAACGGATCCCTGACTGCTCACCTAGAAGACTGACCACAAGAAAGTCTGGAGGTACATAGAGCCAAATGCTCGAGTGCACGCATGATTTGCACAGATATAAGCTGAGAGATTAGCAATTCTAGGTACATGTTAAATAATAAAGTAATCAAAATGACTAGCTACTCTCCAATTTCTGATAGAATCGGTGCCACAACTGAACAGGCACCGGAACGAGTATTTCAGAGGTTCACAGCCTGCAGGCAATGGACTTCCATGACCACTCTTGTAAACTTCGAAGCGGAGCTCAGATAACACCAACTCGCAAAGAAAGGGCTTCAGCAGTCAAAGTGTCAATAACACCCTCGTATGGTCTACTCCATGCTCCAAGGAAGGTAGTAGGCGGGCACGCGACACCACGAGCTCTAACCTTGCGAGCTTACAAGGACAGACCACCTTCGGTACTGATTTTTATCGTATCTCCCTCTAGTGGTCGCCAACCGTGACCTCGAAGAAGTATCTTCGTCAATTTCTGCGGTAGCTCTAGCACCGCGAACGCTTCCGTGGTCATCTTCAAAGAATGAACGGGACCCCGATAATGAGTCTAGTTGTTCTTGATATCGAGATCGCCCACATAACGGTGATAAGCTTACCTCGATCTGGCTCCGAGAACATAGAATCACACAAAATATCCTTCGACCGTGTCTCAAGATTTACTCTGGGCAGCGTTAGTTTTAGCCACACTTGGGCCTCTTCCCAGAACTTTCTCGCATGAGAGCACTGAATAAGGGCATACATCTTATGTTCATTCACATCTAGACATATTTTGCATCTTGCAATTTGTGCAATATGTCTGTGCTTCAGAATACTCTCAACCGGCAAAATACCTCGCAACACTCTCCACCTGAAGACGTGTACTTTTGGCACCACATCAAGTTTCCAAAGAGATTTGCACATCCATTGTTCAGAAAATGAGCTTATGGTGATAGTCCCTTGCTCAAGAGATGGTTGCTCGTTGTGAGTCATAAGAACACGATACACAAATTAATCGGAATATATGCTTGTCTTTTCAAGGCCCATAAATCTTCCCCACCACCACGCCATAATGGTATATTGGCATCACCGTCAGTAGCTATAAACTTCCGTCGGATTAGGTTAATTTTCCACCTACCATTCTCACCATCTATCAGATCAGAAACCAAATATATTTCATCTCAACCATTTTGTGTAGATGATTTCATCATTCTGGTTCCTGGCAGCCATGCATCTTGCCACACATTCACCAAAGAATGTTGCATATCCGCTGCAGTAAGCCCAACTAAACAGCATCTCTGCCTGCCACGATGGCTCTCCAAGTCAGCGAGGACCTAGAAGGAACAATAGCTTGTAAGAAATCCGAGTTTGTGTAATATCTACACCCTTCAACACTCTGGCGTATAGGGAATTCGGATCAGTCATCAACTTCCATCCATGCTtgccaagaaccgcaatattaaaCATTTCAAGATTCCTAAAACTCATACCGCCTTTCACCTTGGACTTCGAAAACTCCTTCCAGGATACCAATGTAAAGATTTACATTCCAAGGAGCCGCTCCACCAATTTCTACCCGTACTCAACGTGAAGGGTTTACGCACCTTCTTCGTCAATTTAAAACAACTCATACTATACAAGGGAATCACATGTATCACCATTTTCTGAAAAACTTCCCTCCCTGAACATGAAAGCATTATTCTTGCTCTGAATTCTCTCTGATATGTAATCAAAATACCCACCGGTAACTCATCCCACTGCTGTGGGCAAGCCCAAATACCTTTAACTGAATGCTTTAACTGAGATTCCAGTGATCGGTTTTACTGTTTGCCGAATGTGATCCGGGGTATTATGAGAGAAGGAGACAAAGATCTTTTGTCTATTAGCACATTGTCATGAACACTCCCCACAAATTCCTATAATTTCATTTAGTTGATCCCCACTGAGCACATGCCCGCTTAAAAATGAGACTGCCATCAGCGAAAAGCAGATGATTAATCCAAGTGGTTGAGTACTAACTCTAATTCCTCTGTCCACATAGGCACCACCAAAGTTGTTCATAAGAGCCGTAAAACGCTACGAACGTAAGAGGAATAGATAGGATGAAATGGGACCGCTTTGTCGTAGCCCTCTAGAACGAGTAAAAAAACTGTAGAACTTAACCATTCACCCGAACCGTGAATCTGACCGAAGAAACACACTTCAAGATCAATCTCACCGTACTATCAATAAAACCAAGACTTAATATAATTGCTTCAAGATAATGTCATTCGACCCGATCATATGATTTCATCATGTCAAGTTTAACAACACATGATCTATTCTTCCATTCTTCCTATGCCCCATTGCATGAACACTTTTATACGTAATTAGCACATTATCAGTTATTAAGCGCCTGGGAATGAGAGCACTTTATGCTTCCCTAGTAATATCTCCATCTCGTGTGGTTTCTCACCCAATGAGCCTATAGGCATAGCATATACATCTTTCTTATGTACATATGCAAGCTTcgttttcctttttcttctttctttctttccttATACTTTTTTTTTGATAtgttttttctttctattttttctaattttctccttttcattttcttctcttttcttatctttcctttttcttcttagttttatttattatGGTTCCTTTATAAGTTAGGTTTCTATTTTTTATTTCACATGTTTTAAACATATGTTCTCCTTTTAGTATAAAATTTTGTTCATCTTATAGTAGTTGAAGTGTCCCACATGCGGTAATTTTTGAAGTTATAATTTGTTCTACTACTAGTAAACTTTTcttttagtcactataaaattttGTTCCGCTAATAGCCCTAATTTTTTACGTAACATGTATAATTTGTGGTTCATTTTCGTACTCGAGATTTGCTTCACCGGTACTTTAATTTTATTCCAAAGTGCAAAATCATATTCCTTAGTTGTCGATATTTTTTGCATCTCATGTGTTCAAACTAATTTCGCTTAGTCCAATTTTTTTGGTTCCATCTTGTACTCACAATCTATCTCAATGGTACTAAAATTATATCAGTGTAAAATTGTGTTCATTTAGTTGTCGCATTTTTCCTCATGTGGTAAAACCACTTCCACTCGGTCTAAATTTTGTGTTCCTTTTTGCACTCACAAAATTTTCTACCGATACAAAAAAAATTGTATCACATTGCAAAtttttcttcctttatttgttgtGATTCTAAATTCTCCCGTATTAGAACTCTATTTTGCTCAGTCTAAAATATTATTCCTATTTGTACTTGCTTTTGTTCCCCCGGTACTAAAATTTTGTCCACAATGCAAAATTGTGGAATTTTGTCCACAATGCAAAATTGTGGTCTTTTAGTTGTCGCGATTTTTTATTCCCCGTTTGTTAAGACTTGTTTCGCTTGGCTTAAAATACTATCCTTCATTACACTTCTTTTTGCACGGGTACTATTTTTTTGTTGCACGGTACAAAAGTATGTTCATTTTGTTGTCTCTTTTTATTGTTCCCCATGTATTAACCTTTGTTTCCATTGttctatttaaaaaaaaaattgtaCTCGTGATTTTTTTTGTTCCATGTGGTATAACTTCCCATAGAAGTCATAATTTTTCTTGTTCCACGTGGTATAATTTGTGATACAAGTCGCAGTTTTTCATGCATTATTTTCTGATGGGACCTTCATGTAAACCCTCTCTTGTTGGCGCTAGTTATATGCTTAGAATTATTGATGATTAATTTAGAAAAAATGTGACCTTATTTCCTGAAATCTAAATCTAAAGTTTTGTATGATTATACGTACTGGCAAGTTATCGCAGTAAAGCAAACTGAGCAGAAGGAAAAATGGATTCGTACTAACAATGGTATTGAATTGTTCAAGTGTTTTGAAGTATCGCTGCAACGATAAAGTCATTGTTTGGTACTGTaacggtacattgc
It includes:
- the LOC127347630 gene encoding E3 ubiquitin-protein ligase SINA-like 3, producing MEHVVKSVIVGCSNAKYGCAEQVSYYHKEEHEKACPNAPCFCPESACGFAGSTMALLGHLASQHKCPLSTYHESGAVNVCLYLELGLRALHCSDDNQIFLFNMASEAFGHAIFFVWVQPKVIEPTFTCHMHCDSSTPDDSQSSSCTIRSSSLSDGLPAGYDLIVPKGKVSDEENGIMLRADIHVTRKVFYHSDYEPPLGCRKGKVGTLYYSNSDGKPPRPLAARFIPECSDSDDEQPLAARFSKICG